A genomic window from Carassius auratus strain Wakin chromosome 19, ASM336829v1, whole genome shotgun sequence includes:
- the LOC113119357 gene encoding chromatin accessibility complex protein 1-like gives MSENNMEEKVEQATNSKNVSLPMSRVRLIMKSSPDVSCINQDALFLTTKATELFVQHLTLSSYKNGSGKETNTLSYSDLANAAEETETFQFLTDILPKKILARDYLKSLEEMEKDDDNL, from the exons ATGTCTGAAAACAACATGGAGGAGAAAGTTGAGCAAGCTACAAACAGTAAAAATGTATCTCTGCCTATGTCGAGGGTGCGATTAATCATGAAAAGTTCTCCCGACGTGTCCTGTATTAACCAGGACGCTCTTTTCTTGACAACAAAGGCAACG GAGCTTTTTGTACAGCACTTGACTCTGTCCTCATATAAAAATGGTTCGGGTAAAGAGACAAACACACTGTCATACAGTGATCTGGCCAATGCTGCTGAGGAGACggaaacatttcagtttttaacCG ATATCCTTCCTAAGAAAATCTTGGCCAGAGACTATCTGAAGTCACTGGAAGAAATGGAAAAAGATGATGACAACCTGTAG
- the LOC113119353 gene encoding CREB-regulated transcription coactivator 2-like isoform X3 translates to MHLSGADIGKLGYGQGPGAGPAPGSCNPRKFSEKIALHNQRQAEDTAAFREVMMDMTSIRVQAERIRQTGDLVPYYGGSLPNVNQISRCSTETQYPSYLTQQLLEADEEYRDAQPSPPGRLHRRHFESAPYLSTHLSPPRGPSWRSRTWSSCSATEKSQMVRLPLTALNRTNSDSALHTRVRNTQKSVQTLNPQSRHHGFAHPAPLIEENIQEETQSHKLKKLSSMGSSGCETPFFHFPLADQQISSIPVPATLSTSGSLPDLSSLHLPPPLPVGQDSEPRSGAEQSSNTSTHPDLMADFTLPGLSSSLQASLSNPLLQSSLSNPIIQSCLSSHSLPSSLSSTSLRLSLSNSSLQSSLSNQSLQSSLSSSSLSNQSVQSSASRCSHSSGIGSSRSCSSSSLSGSPHLTGHTHPATSRKRAQLSPLIVPGGGETHWQHPKQFSPTLSPTMSSVSQVALLNPNKVLKETKPPAYPCTQHLRSAPSLSHQPMRQYFQPEAQHQSIPEMEQWSQDEHHHTHKHSRPLQHHSQSHANYHQQLLYHSQTGQPHISLQQQHQQYTQFQPHQIPEEQYQCPGQWQMPCQEVQFQKQPVTFPSPGQDKNWNHVTGSHGLPHAQMKRRHCMQMPEEPKLMSKVAVQETHGKGSKVPHYKENEVTEANPGLQDRGFELNKESYVGLHLTPSQAKALSQQLGVLQKEPVDGSGVSDLNCEPAERMEPLAQNQSYSAGETQNMFNINVPDPSSWLDQDISSLPDSVLEFDLETFGLDSNLGWP, encoded by the exons ATGCATTTGTCAGGCGCGGACATTGGGAAATTAGGGTACGGACAGGGGCCCGGAGCAGGACCGGCGCCTGGAAGCTGCAATCCGCGTAAATTTAGCGAGAAAATCGCCCTGCACAACCAGCGACAGGCTGAAGACACAGCCGCTTTCCGAGAGGTTATGATGGACATGACTTCCATCAGG GTTCAGGCTGAGAGAATTCGGCAAACCGGAGACTTAGTCCCGTACTATGGAGGATCGCTGCCAAATGTCAATCAGATTTCAAGATGTTCCACAGAGACCCAG TACCCAAGTTATCTCACCCAGCAGCTCCTAGAGGCAGATGAAGAGTACAGAGACGCACAGCCCAGTCCTCCTGGCAGACTGCACAGGAGACAT TTTGAAAGCGCTCCCTATCTCTCCACCCACCTCTCACCTCCGCGAGGTCCTTCCTGGAGAAG CAGAACCTGGTCCAGTTGTTCTGCCACTGAGAAGAGCCAGATGGTCCGTCTTCCTCTGACAGCTCTCAATAG AACCAACTCTGACTCAGCCCTCCACACCAGAGTGCGAAACACCCAGAAATCTGTGCAGACCCTGAACCCTCAATCCAGACACCATG GGTTTGCACATCCTGCACCACTGATTGAAGAAAATATTCAAGAGGAGACACAATCTCACAAACTAAAGAAG TTATCCTCAATGGGATCATCAGGATGTGAAACACCTTTTTTTCA CTTCCCATTGGCCGATCAGCAGATATCATCCATCCCTGTCCCGGCGACCCTCAGTACTAGCGGCTCTCTTCCAGACCTCTCCAGCCTCCACCtgcctcctcctcttcctgtaGGCCAGGATTCTGAGCCCCGCAGCGGTGCGGAGCAATCGAGCAACACTTCCACGCACCCTGACCTTATGGCTGACTTCACCTTACCAG GTCTGTCCTCGTCTCTTCAGGCATCTTTAAGTAATCCTTTGCTCCAGTCTTCACTCAGCAATCCCATCATCCAGAGCTGTCTGAGCAGCCACTCCCTGCCCAGCTCTCTCAGCTCCACTTCTTTGCGTCTGTCACTGAGCAACTCTTCCCTGCAGTCATCGCTCAGCAACCAGTCCCTGCAGTCCTCCCTCAGTAGCTCTTCACTGAGTAACCAGTCCGTCCAATCATCTGCCAGCCGCTGCAGCCACAGCAGTGGAATCGGCAGCTCTCGCTCCtgctcctcttcttctctctctggtTCTCCACATCTAACAGGCCACACCCACCCTGCCACATCACGCAAGAGAGCCCAGCTCAGCCCACTCATTGTGCCCGGTGGAGGAGAGACCCACTGGCAGCATCCAAAGCAGTTCTCACCCACACTGTCTCCAACCATGTCTTCTGTATCCCAG GTTGCTCTCCTCAACCCCAACAAAGTTCTGAAAGAGACGAAGCCACCAGCGTATCCCTGCACTCAGCACCTCAGATCCGCTCCTTCACTGTCCCATCAGCCAATGCGCCAGTATTTCCAGCCAGAGGCACAGCATCAGTCAATCCCAGAGATGGAACAATGGAGTCAAGATGAACACCaccacactcacaaacacagtcGTCCCCTGCAGCATCATTCACAATCACATGCTAACTATCATCAGCAGTTACTGTATCATTCCCAGACTGGCCAACCACACATCTCACTGCAACAACAGCATCAACAGTACACACAGTTCCAGCCTCATCAGATACCTGAGGAGCAGTACCAGTGTCCGGGCCAGTGGCAGATGCCATGCCAAGAGGTCCAGTTCCAAAAGCAACCTGTGACTTTCCCCTCTCCAGGTCAAGATAAAAACTGGAATCATGTAACCGGCTCACATGGCTTGCCACATGCACAAATGAAGCGTAGACACTGTATGCAGATGCCAGAAGAGCCAAAACTCATGTCCAAGGTCGCTGTCCAGGAGACTCATGGAAAGGGATCGAAGGTCCCTCATTATAAGGAAAATGAAGTAACTGAAGCAAATCCAGGTTTACAGGATAGAGGTTTTGAACTGAACAAG GAATCATATGTTGGCTTACATCTCACCCCTAGTCAGGCAAAGGCCCTTTCCCAGCAG CTTGGAGTGCTTCAAAAGGAGCCTGTAGATGGCAGTGGAGTGTCAGATCTCAACTGTGAACCTGCAGAAAGAATGGAACCGCTAGCACAGAATCAAAGCTACAGTGCTGGAGAGACGCAAAATATGTTCAACATCAACGTACCTG ACCCGTCATCCTGGCTGGACCAGGACATATCAAGTCTGCCGGACTCTGTTTTGGAGTTTGATCTAGAAACGTTCGGTCTGGACAGTAACTTAGGTTGGCCATGA
- the LOC113119353 gene encoding CREB-regulated transcription coactivator 2-like isoform X2 — protein sequence MHLSGADIGKLGYGQGPGAGPAPGSCNPRKFSEKIALHNQRQAEDTAAFREVMMDMTSIRVQAERIRQTGDLVPYYGGSLPNVNQISRCSTETQYPSYLTQQLLEADEEYRDAQPSPPGRLHRRHFESAPYLSTHLSPPRGPSWRRTWSSCSATEKSQMVRLPLTALNRTNSDSALHTRVRNTQKSVQTLNPQSRHHGFAHPAPLIEENIQEETQSHKLKKLSSMGSSGCETPFFHSFPLADQQISSIPVPATLSTSGSLPDLSSLHLPPPLPVGQDSEPRSGAEQSSNTSTHPDLMADFTLPGLSSSLQASLSNPLLQSSLSNPIIQSCLSSHSLPSSLSSTSLRLSLSNSSLQSSLSNQSLQSSLSSSSLSNQSVQSSASRCSHSSGIGSSRSCSSSSLSGSPHLTGHTHPATSRKRAQLSPLIVPGGGETHWQHPKQFSPTLSPTMSSVSQVALLNPNKVLKETKPPAYPCTQHLRSAPSLSHQPMRQYFQPEAQHQSIPEMEQWSQDEHHHTHKHSRPLQHHSQSHANYHQQLLYHSQTGQPHISLQQQHQQYTQFQPHQIPEEQYQCPGQWQMPCQEVQFQKQPVTFPSPGQDKNWNHVTGSHGLPHAQMKRRHCMQMPEEPKLMSKVAVQETHGKGSKVPHYKENEVTEANPGLQDRGFELNKESYVGLHLTPSQAKALSQQLGVLQKEPVDGSGVSDLNCEPAERMEPLAQNQSYSAGETQNMFNINVPDPSSWLDQDISSLPDSVLEFDLETFGLDSNLGWP from the exons ATGCATTTGTCAGGCGCGGACATTGGGAAATTAGGGTACGGACAGGGGCCCGGAGCAGGACCGGCGCCTGGAAGCTGCAATCCGCGTAAATTTAGCGAGAAAATCGCCCTGCACAACCAGCGACAGGCTGAAGACACAGCCGCTTTCCGAGAGGTTATGATGGACATGACTTCCATCAGG GTTCAGGCTGAGAGAATTCGGCAAACCGGAGACTTAGTCCCGTACTATGGAGGATCGCTGCCAAATGTCAATCAGATTTCAAGATGTTCCACAGAGACCCAG TACCCAAGTTATCTCACCCAGCAGCTCCTAGAGGCAGATGAAGAGTACAGAGACGCACAGCCCAGTCCTCCTGGCAGACTGCACAGGAGACAT TTTGAAAGCGCTCCCTATCTCTCCACCCACCTCTCACCTCCGCGAGGTCCTTCCTGGAGAAG AACCTGGTCCAGTTGTTCTGCCACTGAGAAGAGCCAGATGGTCCGTCTTCCTCTGACAGCTCTCAATAG AACCAACTCTGACTCAGCCCTCCACACCAGAGTGCGAAACACCCAGAAATCTGTGCAGACCCTGAACCCTCAATCCAGACACCATG GGTTTGCACATCCTGCACCACTGATTGAAGAAAATATTCAAGAGGAGACACAATCTCACAAACTAAAGAAG TTATCCTCAATGGGATCATCAGGATGTGAAACACCTTTTTTTCA CAGCTTCCCATTGGCCGATCAGCAGATATCATCCATCCCTGTCCCGGCGACCCTCAGTACTAGCGGCTCTCTTCCAGACCTCTCCAGCCTCCACCtgcctcctcctcttcctgtaGGCCAGGATTCTGAGCCCCGCAGCGGTGCGGAGCAATCGAGCAACACTTCCACGCACCCTGACCTTATGGCTGACTTCACCTTACCAG GTCTGTCCTCGTCTCTTCAGGCATCTTTAAGTAATCCTTTGCTCCAGTCTTCACTCAGCAATCCCATCATCCAGAGCTGTCTGAGCAGCCACTCCCTGCCCAGCTCTCTCAGCTCCACTTCTTTGCGTCTGTCACTGAGCAACTCTTCCCTGCAGTCATCGCTCAGCAACCAGTCCCTGCAGTCCTCCCTCAGTAGCTCTTCACTGAGTAACCAGTCCGTCCAATCATCTGCCAGCCGCTGCAGCCACAGCAGTGGAATCGGCAGCTCTCGCTCCtgctcctcttcttctctctctggtTCTCCACATCTAACAGGCCACACCCACCCTGCCACATCACGCAAGAGAGCCCAGCTCAGCCCACTCATTGTGCCCGGTGGAGGAGAGACCCACTGGCAGCATCCAAAGCAGTTCTCACCCACACTGTCTCCAACCATGTCTTCTGTATCCCAG GTTGCTCTCCTCAACCCCAACAAAGTTCTGAAAGAGACGAAGCCACCAGCGTATCCCTGCACTCAGCACCTCAGATCCGCTCCTTCACTGTCCCATCAGCCAATGCGCCAGTATTTCCAGCCAGAGGCACAGCATCAGTCAATCCCAGAGATGGAACAATGGAGTCAAGATGAACACCaccacactcacaaacacagtcGTCCCCTGCAGCATCATTCACAATCACATGCTAACTATCATCAGCAGTTACTGTATCATTCCCAGACTGGCCAACCACACATCTCACTGCAACAACAGCATCAACAGTACACACAGTTCCAGCCTCATCAGATACCTGAGGAGCAGTACCAGTGTCCGGGCCAGTGGCAGATGCCATGCCAAGAGGTCCAGTTCCAAAAGCAACCTGTGACTTTCCCCTCTCCAGGTCAAGATAAAAACTGGAATCATGTAACCGGCTCACATGGCTTGCCACATGCACAAATGAAGCGTAGACACTGTATGCAGATGCCAGAAGAGCCAAAACTCATGTCCAAGGTCGCTGTCCAGGAGACTCATGGAAAGGGATCGAAGGTCCCTCATTATAAGGAAAATGAAGTAACTGAAGCAAATCCAGGTTTACAGGATAGAGGTTTTGAACTGAACAAG GAATCATATGTTGGCTTACATCTCACCCCTAGTCAGGCAAAGGCCCTTTCCCAGCAG CTTGGAGTGCTTCAAAAGGAGCCTGTAGATGGCAGTGGAGTGTCAGATCTCAACTGTGAACCTGCAGAAAGAATGGAACCGCTAGCACAGAATCAAAGCTACAGTGCTGGAGAGACGCAAAATATGTTCAACATCAACGTACCTG ACCCGTCATCCTGGCTGGACCAGGACATATCAAGTCTGCCGGACTCTGTTTTGGAGTTTGATCTAGAAACGTTCGGTCTGGACAGTAACTTAGGTTGGCCATGA
- the LOC113119353 gene encoding CREB-regulated transcription coactivator 2-like isoform X1 — protein MHLSGADIGKLGYGQGPGAGPAPGSCNPRKFSEKIALHNQRQAEDTAAFREVMMDMTSIRVQAERIRQTGDLVPYYGGSLPNVNQISRCSTETQYPSYLTQQLLEADEEYRDAQPSPPGRLHRRHFESAPYLSTHLSPPRGPSWRSRTWSSCSATEKSQMVRLPLTALNRTNSDSALHTRVRNTQKSVQTLNPQSRHHGFAHPAPLIEENIQEETQSHKLKKLSSMGSSGCETPFFHSFPLADQQISSIPVPATLSTSGSLPDLSSLHLPPPLPVGQDSEPRSGAEQSSNTSTHPDLMADFTLPGLSSSLQASLSNPLLQSSLSNPIIQSCLSSHSLPSSLSSTSLRLSLSNSSLQSSLSNQSLQSSLSSSSLSNQSVQSSASRCSHSSGIGSSRSCSSSSLSGSPHLTGHTHPATSRKRAQLSPLIVPGGGETHWQHPKQFSPTLSPTMSSVSQVALLNPNKVLKETKPPAYPCTQHLRSAPSLSHQPMRQYFQPEAQHQSIPEMEQWSQDEHHHTHKHSRPLQHHSQSHANYHQQLLYHSQTGQPHISLQQQHQQYTQFQPHQIPEEQYQCPGQWQMPCQEVQFQKQPVTFPSPGQDKNWNHVTGSHGLPHAQMKRRHCMQMPEEPKLMSKVAVQETHGKGSKVPHYKENEVTEANPGLQDRGFELNKESYVGLHLTPSQAKALSQQLGVLQKEPVDGSGVSDLNCEPAERMEPLAQNQSYSAGETQNMFNINVPDPSSWLDQDISSLPDSVLEFDLETFGLDSNLGWP, from the exons ATGCATTTGTCAGGCGCGGACATTGGGAAATTAGGGTACGGACAGGGGCCCGGAGCAGGACCGGCGCCTGGAAGCTGCAATCCGCGTAAATTTAGCGAGAAAATCGCCCTGCACAACCAGCGACAGGCTGAAGACACAGCCGCTTTCCGAGAGGTTATGATGGACATGACTTCCATCAGG GTTCAGGCTGAGAGAATTCGGCAAACCGGAGACTTAGTCCCGTACTATGGAGGATCGCTGCCAAATGTCAATCAGATTTCAAGATGTTCCACAGAGACCCAG TACCCAAGTTATCTCACCCAGCAGCTCCTAGAGGCAGATGAAGAGTACAGAGACGCACAGCCCAGTCCTCCTGGCAGACTGCACAGGAGACAT TTTGAAAGCGCTCCCTATCTCTCCACCCACCTCTCACCTCCGCGAGGTCCTTCCTGGAGAAG CAGAACCTGGTCCAGTTGTTCTGCCACTGAGAAGAGCCAGATGGTCCGTCTTCCTCTGACAGCTCTCAATAG AACCAACTCTGACTCAGCCCTCCACACCAGAGTGCGAAACACCCAGAAATCTGTGCAGACCCTGAACCCTCAATCCAGACACCATG GGTTTGCACATCCTGCACCACTGATTGAAGAAAATATTCAAGAGGAGACACAATCTCACAAACTAAAGAAG TTATCCTCAATGGGATCATCAGGATGTGAAACACCTTTTTTTCA CAGCTTCCCATTGGCCGATCAGCAGATATCATCCATCCCTGTCCCGGCGACCCTCAGTACTAGCGGCTCTCTTCCAGACCTCTCCAGCCTCCACCtgcctcctcctcttcctgtaGGCCAGGATTCTGAGCCCCGCAGCGGTGCGGAGCAATCGAGCAACACTTCCACGCACCCTGACCTTATGGCTGACTTCACCTTACCAG GTCTGTCCTCGTCTCTTCAGGCATCTTTAAGTAATCCTTTGCTCCAGTCTTCACTCAGCAATCCCATCATCCAGAGCTGTCTGAGCAGCCACTCCCTGCCCAGCTCTCTCAGCTCCACTTCTTTGCGTCTGTCACTGAGCAACTCTTCCCTGCAGTCATCGCTCAGCAACCAGTCCCTGCAGTCCTCCCTCAGTAGCTCTTCACTGAGTAACCAGTCCGTCCAATCATCTGCCAGCCGCTGCAGCCACAGCAGTGGAATCGGCAGCTCTCGCTCCtgctcctcttcttctctctctggtTCTCCACATCTAACAGGCCACACCCACCCTGCCACATCACGCAAGAGAGCCCAGCTCAGCCCACTCATTGTGCCCGGTGGAGGAGAGACCCACTGGCAGCATCCAAAGCAGTTCTCACCCACACTGTCTCCAACCATGTCTTCTGTATCCCAG GTTGCTCTCCTCAACCCCAACAAAGTTCTGAAAGAGACGAAGCCACCAGCGTATCCCTGCACTCAGCACCTCAGATCCGCTCCTTCACTGTCCCATCAGCCAATGCGCCAGTATTTCCAGCCAGAGGCACAGCATCAGTCAATCCCAGAGATGGAACAATGGAGTCAAGATGAACACCaccacactcacaaacacagtcGTCCCCTGCAGCATCATTCACAATCACATGCTAACTATCATCAGCAGTTACTGTATCATTCCCAGACTGGCCAACCACACATCTCACTGCAACAACAGCATCAACAGTACACACAGTTCCAGCCTCATCAGATACCTGAGGAGCAGTACCAGTGTCCGGGCCAGTGGCAGATGCCATGCCAAGAGGTCCAGTTCCAAAAGCAACCTGTGACTTTCCCCTCTCCAGGTCAAGATAAAAACTGGAATCATGTAACCGGCTCACATGGCTTGCCACATGCACAAATGAAGCGTAGACACTGTATGCAGATGCCAGAAGAGCCAAAACTCATGTCCAAGGTCGCTGTCCAGGAGACTCATGGAAAGGGATCGAAGGTCCCTCATTATAAGGAAAATGAAGTAACTGAAGCAAATCCAGGTTTACAGGATAGAGGTTTTGAACTGAACAAG GAATCATATGTTGGCTTACATCTCACCCCTAGTCAGGCAAAGGCCCTTTCCCAGCAG CTTGGAGTGCTTCAAAAGGAGCCTGTAGATGGCAGTGGAGTGTCAGATCTCAACTGTGAACCTGCAGAAAGAATGGAACCGCTAGCACAGAATCAAAGCTACAGTGCTGGAGAGACGCAAAATATGTTCAACATCAACGTACCTG ACCCGTCATCCTGGCTGGACCAGGACATATCAAGTCTGCCGGACTCTGTTTTGGAGTTTGATCTAGAAACGTTCGGTCTGGACAGTAACTTAGGTTGGCCATGA
- the LOC113119353 gene encoding CREB-regulated transcription coactivator 2-like isoform X4: MHLSGADIGKLGYGQGPGAGPAPGSCNPRKFSEKIALHNQRQAEDTAAFREVMMDMTSIRVQAERIRQTGDLVPYYGGSLPNVNQISRCSTETQYPSYLTQQLLEADEEYRDAQPSPPGRLHRRHFESAPYLSTHLSPPRGPSWRRTWSSCSATEKSQMVRLPLTALNRTNSDSALHTRVRNTQKSVQTLNPQSRHHGFAHPAPLIEENIQEETQSHKLKKLSSMGSSGCETPFFHFPLADQQISSIPVPATLSTSGSLPDLSSLHLPPPLPVGQDSEPRSGAEQSSNTSTHPDLMADFTLPGLSSSLQASLSNPLLQSSLSNPIIQSCLSSHSLPSSLSSTSLRLSLSNSSLQSSLSNQSLQSSLSSSSLSNQSVQSSASRCSHSSGIGSSRSCSSSSLSGSPHLTGHTHPATSRKRAQLSPLIVPGGGETHWQHPKQFSPTLSPTMSSVSQVALLNPNKVLKETKPPAYPCTQHLRSAPSLSHQPMRQYFQPEAQHQSIPEMEQWSQDEHHHTHKHSRPLQHHSQSHANYHQQLLYHSQTGQPHISLQQQHQQYTQFQPHQIPEEQYQCPGQWQMPCQEVQFQKQPVTFPSPGQDKNWNHVTGSHGLPHAQMKRRHCMQMPEEPKLMSKVAVQETHGKGSKVPHYKENEVTEANPGLQDRGFELNKESYVGLHLTPSQAKALSQQLGVLQKEPVDGSGVSDLNCEPAERMEPLAQNQSYSAGETQNMFNINVPDPSSWLDQDISSLPDSVLEFDLETFGLDSNLGWP, encoded by the exons ATGCATTTGTCAGGCGCGGACATTGGGAAATTAGGGTACGGACAGGGGCCCGGAGCAGGACCGGCGCCTGGAAGCTGCAATCCGCGTAAATTTAGCGAGAAAATCGCCCTGCACAACCAGCGACAGGCTGAAGACACAGCCGCTTTCCGAGAGGTTATGATGGACATGACTTCCATCAGG GTTCAGGCTGAGAGAATTCGGCAAACCGGAGACTTAGTCCCGTACTATGGAGGATCGCTGCCAAATGTCAATCAGATTTCAAGATGTTCCACAGAGACCCAG TACCCAAGTTATCTCACCCAGCAGCTCCTAGAGGCAGATGAAGAGTACAGAGACGCACAGCCCAGTCCTCCTGGCAGACTGCACAGGAGACAT TTTGAAAGCGCTCCCTATCTCTCCACCCACCTCTCACCTCCGCGAGGTCCTTCCTGGAGAAG AACCTGGTCCAGTTGTTCTGCCACTGAGAAGAGCCAGATGGTCCGTCTTCCTCTGACAGCTCTCAATAG AACCAACTCTGACTCAGCCCTCCACACCAGAGTGCGAAACACCCAGAAATCTGTGCAGACCCTGAACCCTCAATCCAGACACCATG GGTTTGCACATCCTGCACCACTGATTGAAGAAAATATTCAAGAGGAGACACAATCTCACAAACTAAAGAAG TTATCCTCAATGGGATCATCAGGATGTGAAACACCTTTTTTTCA CTTCCCATTGGCCGATCAGCAGATATCATCCATCCCTGTCCCGGCGACCCTCAGTACTAGCGGCTCTCTTCCAGACCTCTCCAGCCTCCACCtgcctcctcctcttcctgtaGGCCAGGATTCTGAGCCCCGCAGCGGTGCGGAGCAATCGAGCAACACTTCCACGCACCCTGACCTTATGGCTGACTTCACCTTACCAG GTCTGTCCTCGTCTCTTCAGGCATCTTTAAGTAATCCTTTGCTCCAGTCTTCACTCAGCAATCCCATCATCCAGAGCTGTCTGAGCAGCCACTCCCTGCCCAGCTCTCTCAGCTCCACTTCTTTGCGTCTGTCACTGAGCAACTCTTCCCTGCAGTCATCGCTCAGCAACCAGTCCCTGCAGTCCTCCCTCAGTAGCTCTTCACTGAGTAACCAGTCCGTCCAATCATCTGCCAGCCGCTGCAGCCACAGCAGTGGAATCGGCAGCTCTCGCTCCtgctcctcttcttctctctctggtTCTCCACATCTAACAGGCCACACCCACCCTGCCACATCACGCAAGAGAGCCCAGCTCAGCCCACTCATTGTGCCCGGTGGAGGAGAGACCCACTGGCAGCATCCAAAGCAGTTCTCACCCACACTGTCTCCAACCATGTCTTCTGTATCCCAG GTTGCTCTCCTCAACCCCAACAAAGTTCTGAAAGAGACGAAGCCACCAGCGTATCCCTGCACTCAGCACCTCAGATCCGCTCCTTCACTGTCCCATCAGCCAATGCGCCAGTATTTCCAGCCAGAGGCACAGCATCAGTCAATCCCAGAGATGGAACAATGGAGTCAAGATGAACACCaccacactcacaaacacagtcGTCCCCTGCAGCATCATTCACAATCACATGCTAACTATCATCAGCAGTTACTGTATCATTCCCAGACTGGCCAACCACACATCTCACTGCAACAACAGCATCAACAGTACACACAGTTCCAGCCTCATCAGATACCTGAGGAGCAGTACCAGTGTCCGGGCCAGTGGCAGATGCCATGCCAAGAGGTCCAGTTCCAAAAGCAACCTGTGACTTTCCCCTCTCCAGGTCAAGATAAAAACTGGAATCATGTAACCGGCTCACATGGCTTGCCACATGCACAAATGAAGCGTAGACACTGTATGCAGATGCCAGAAGAGCCAAAACTCATGTCCAAGGTCGCTGTCCAGGAGACTCATGGAAAGGGATCGAAGGTCCCTCATTATAAGGAAAATGAAGTAACTGAAGCAAATCCAGGTTTACAGGATAGAGGTTTTGAACTGAACAAG GAATCATATGTTGGCTTACATCTCACCCCTAGTCAGGCAAAGGCCCTTTCCCAGCAG CTTGGAGTGCTTCAAAAGGAGCCTGTAGATGGCAGTGGAGTGTCAGATCTCAACTGTGAACCTGCAGAAAGAATGGAACCGCTAGCACAGAATCAAAGCTACAGTGCTGGAGAGACGCAAAATATGTTCAACATCAACGTACCTG ACCCGTCATCCTGGCTGGACCAGGACATATCAAGTCTGCCGGACTCTGTTTTGGAGTTTGATCTAGAAACGTTCGGTCTGGACAGTAACTTAGGTTGGCCATGA